The Oxalobacteraceae bacterium OTU3CINTB1 genome includes a window with the following:
- a CDS encoding FKBP-type peptidyl-prolyl cis-trans isomerase, whose protein sequence is MKSKFHIIVAVACLAILTACGGGSKKSDPVVVPQPAYAVKDVTVGPASAPVAEKGDLVAVAYTGYLYNAAKPDGIGDKVESSIDSGTTAPPFTLGVGGIVPNGWDLAVAGMRVGGVRLATLPANLAYGATVRAAQTVLGVPYAALPANSPLVYELRLISVIKPNQLPNQPGGTTLAITEVLAGTGTAATAGKTVSVVYTGYLYDGTATGGKGKQFDTNRDTTPAKPALQFVIDASPLQVIPGFNLGVKDMKVGGKRTVYIPATLGYGSAAQTGIPANSNLIFDIELTLVN, encoded by the coding sequence ATGAAATCGAAGTTTCACATTATTGTTGCTGTTGCCTGCCTGGCGATCTTGACGGCCTGCGGTGGCGGTTCGAAAAAATCCGATCCGGTCGTGGTGCCGCAGCCGGCCTACGCGGTCAAGGATGTCACGGTCGGTCCGGCCAGCGCTCCTGTGGCGGAGAAGGGCGACCTGGTCGCCGTCGCCTACACCGGCTACCTGTACAACGCCGCCAAGCCGGACGGCATCGGCGACAAGGTGGAAAGCTCGATCGACAGCGGCACCACGGCGCCGCCGTTCACGCTGGGCGTGGGCGGCATCGTGCCGAATGGCTGGGACCTGGCCGTCGCCGGCATGCGTGTCGGTGGTGTGCGTCTGGCCACCCTGCCGGCCAATCTGGCCTACGGCGCCACGGTGCGCGCGGCGCAAACGGTCTTGGGCGTCCCCTACGCCGCGCTACCGGCCAATTCGCCGCTGGTCTACGAACTGCGCTTGATCAGCGTCATCAAGCCTAACCAGTTGCCTAATCAGCCGGGTGGCACGACGTTGGCCATCACCGAAGTTTTGGCGGGTACGGGCACCGCCGCGACGGCCGGCAAAACGGTTTCTGTCGTCTATACCGGCTATCTGTATGATGGCACGGCCACTGGCGGCAAGGGCAAACAGTTTGATACCAACCGCGATACCACACCCGCGAAGCCCGCTTTGCAGTTCGTGATCGACGCGTCGCCGCTGCAAGTTATCCCCGGCTTCAACCTGGGTGTGAAGGACATGAAGGTCGGCGGAAAACGTACGGTCTACATTCCCGCGACCCTGGGCTACGGCTCTGCGGCGCAGACTGGCATCCCGGCCAACTCGAATTTGATCTTTGACATCGAACTGACGTTGGTCAACTGA
- a CDS encoding potassium transporter Kup: MTEQHKKSSVAALTLAAVGIVYGDIGTSPLYTLKTIFDPDHGLVLNEFNLQGIISLIFWGLTMIVSLKYVTLVLRADNRGEGGIMALMALALNSVTKAAPRWHFPLMLVGVFGATMFYGDSVITPAISVLGAIEGLEVAAPGLEQYIVPLSIIVLVSLYALQSQGTAGIGRWFGPIMVIWFVALAVMGVINIVAAPQILYALNPLHAFHFMLANRMIAFVALGAVVLAFTGAEALYADMGHFGKKPIRAAWFLIVFPALALNYLGQGALLLTHPEAVSNPFFNQLGSWSVYPLVVLSTMAAVIASQATISGTFSMTKQAIALGLLPRMRILHTSATEIGQVYIPAVNWLQLVVVLMAVIGFGSSDKLAGAYGIAVTATMLCTTVLTFFVIRYRWHLPLWLCFGATGFFVVIDILLFSASTLKLFHGGWFPLLLAIILFTIMLTWKRGRELVFKNLQKHAIPLEEFLSSLFVAPPTRVYGTAIFLRGESDGVPHALLHNLSHNKVLHERVVFFTVHIVEEPWVSEAEQVKVIDLGHQCYQVNVFYGFKDEPDIPKVLAQCECLGLPFEMMETSFFIARQTVISTPGHGMAPWREHLFVTMSRNARGAADYYQIPPNRVIELGTQVEI, from the coding sequence TTGACCGAGCAACACAAGAAAAGCAGTGTCGCCGCCCTTACCCTGGCGGCGGTCGGCATCGTCTACGGCGACATCGGTACCAGCCCCCTTTACACCCTCAAGACCATCTTCGACCCCGATCACGGCCTGGTGTTGAACGAATTCAACCTGCAGGGCATCATTTCGCTGATTTTCTGGGGCCTGACGATGATCGTCTCGCTCAAGTACGTCACCCTGGTGCTGCGCGCGGACAACCGCGGCGAGGGCGGCATCATGGCGCTGATGGCGCTGGCGCTCAATTCCGTCACCAAGGCCGCGCCGCGCTGGCATTTTCCGCTGATGCTGGTGGGCGTGTTCGGCGCCACCATGTTCTACGGCGACAGCGTCATCACGCCGGCCATCTCGGTGCTGGGCGCGATCGAGGGCCTGGAAGTGGCCGCGCCGGGCCTGGAGCAGTACATCGTGCCGCTGTCGATCATCGTTCTGGTGTCGCTGTACGCGCTGCAAAGCCAGGGCACGGCCGGCATCGGCCGCTGGTTCGGGCCGATCATGGTGATCTGGTTCGTGGCGCTGGCCGTCATGGGCGTGATCAACATCGTCGCCGCGCCGCAAATCCTGTACGCGCTCAACCCGCTGCACGCCTTCCACTTCATGCTGGCGAACCGCATGATCGCCTTCGTCGCGCTGGGCGCGGTGGTGCTGGCCTTCACCGGCGCCGAGGCGCTGTACGCCGACATGGGCCACTTCGGCAAAAAACCGATCCGCGCGGCCTGGTTTTTGATCGTGTTCCCGGCGCTGGCGCTGAACTACCTGGGCCAGGGCGCGCTGCTGCTGACGCACCCGGAGGCGGTGTCCAACCCGTTCTTCAACCAGTTGGGTTCATGGAGCGTCTACCCCCTGGTGGTGCTGTCGACGATGGCGGCGGTGATCGCCTCGCAGGCGACCATCTCCGGCACCTTCTCGATGACCAAGCAGGCCATCGCCCTGGGCCTGTTGCCGCGCATGCGCATCCTGCACACCTCCGCCACCGAGATCGGCCAGGTCTACATCCCGGCGGTCAACTGGCTGCAGCTGGTGGTGGTGCTGATGGCGGTGATCGGCTTCGGCTCGTCGGACAAGCTGGCCGGCGCCTACGGCATCGCGGTCACGGCCACCATGCTGTGCACCACCGTGCTGACGTTCTTCGTGATCCGCTACCGCTGGCACCTGCCGCTGTGGCTGTGCTTTGGCGCCACCGGCTTCTTCGTCGTCATCGACATCCTGCTGTTCTCGGCCAGCACGCTCAAGCTGTTCCACGGCGGCTGGTTCCCGCTGCTGCTGGCGATCATCCTGTTCACCATCATGCTGACCTGGAAGCGCGGGCGCGAACTGGTGTTCAAGAATCTGCAAAAGCACGCGATTCCGCTCGAGGAGTTCCTGTCGTCGCTGTTCGTGGCGCCGCCCACGCGCGTCTACGGCACCGCGATCTTCCTGCGCGGCGAAAGCGACGGCGTGCCGCACGCGCTGCTGCACAACCTGTCGCACAACAAGGTGCTGCACGAGCGGGTGGTGTTCTTCACCGTGCATATCGTCGAGGAGCCGTGGGTGTCGGAGGCCGAGCAGGTCAAGGTGATCGACCTCGGACACCAGTGCTACCAGGTCAATGTGTTCTACGGCTTCAAGGACGAACCGGATATTCCGAAGGTGCTGGCGCAGTGCGAGTGTCTGGGCCTGCCGTTCGAGATGATGGAAACGTCGTTCTTCATCGCCCGCCAGACGGTCATCTCGACCCCCGGCCACGGCATGGCGCCATGGCGCGAGCATCTGTTCGTGACGATGTCGCGCAACGCCCGCGGCGCGGCCGACTACTACCAGATTCCGCCCAACCGCGTCATCGAACTTGGCACGCAAGTGGAAATATAA
- a CDS encoding ABC transporter ATP-binding protein → MLKLVGISKIHQAGEIQTTALDRIDLEIEAGEYVAITGPSGCGKSTMLGILGLLDTPNHGEYWFEGQNVAGWSESKLNQLRRGRIGFIFQSFNLIEELTVFENVELALEYNGTPARERRERVTAMLDKLGVGHRAAHRPSQLSGGQQQRVAIARALVAGPAVLLADEPTGNLDTAHGDEVMRLLREINAEGTTVVMVTHSPDHAAQASRTINLLDGRIMVDALQAA, encoded by the coding sequence ATGCTCAAACTCGTCGGCATCAGCAAAATCCACCAGGCAGGGGAAATCCAGACCACGGCCCTGGACCGCATCGACCTGGAGATCGAGGCGGGCGAATACGTCGCCATCACCGGACCGTCCGGCTGCGGCAAATCGACCATGCTGGGCATCCTGGGGCTGCTCGACACGCCCAACCACGGCGAATACTGGTTCGAGGGCCAAAACGTGGCCGGCTGGAGCGAATCGAAGCTGAACCAGCTGCGGCGCGGCCGCATCGGCTTCATTTTCCAGAGCTTCAACCTGATCGAAGAGTTGACCGTGTTCGAAAACGTCGAACTGGCGCTCGAATACAACGGCACGCCGGCGCGCGAGCGGCGCGAACGCGTCACCGCCATGCTCGACAAACTGGGTGTTGGCCACCGCGCCGCCCACCGCCCGTCGCAGCTGTCGGGCGGCCAGCAGCAGCGGGTGGCGATCGCGCGCGCGCTGGTGGCCGGTCCCGCCGTATTGCTGGCCGATGAACCGACCGGTAACCTCGATACCGCCCACGGCGACGAAGTCATGCGCCTGCTGCGCGAGATCAACGCCGAAGGCACGACCGTGGTGATGGTGACGCACTCGCCGGACCACGCCGCGCAGGCTTCGCGCACCATCAACCTGCTGGACGGCCGCATCATGGTCGACGCCCTGCAAGCCGCTTAA
- a CDS encoding ABC transporter permease — translation MRLRDFRIGWRLLVRQPFQSAVELLGLATGFAVCFLLLGFMAYSFSYDRDVPQRERVYVIKHRLNFIPQPQWMEYTPFAIREVALRSGLPLEASVWWPHKTTASLKGRARELEVMAVDPAFERIAGLRAREGSLQQALTLPDGLAVTRRTALALFGTTDALGKTVDIDGQTLQVRAVLDDRPGNSTLQFGAMVGIGSALWPDAERQRALSNWMGIEGRIYIKTGAGVSAAALQKVLQDVVDRAPWQSMATPEMTTMLNGRKMVDIGLGPLADAYFDRSVANTMGSGPRGDMRLVLAMGAAGLLILGLSVVNYVNLATVRTLRRQREIAVRRVLGASTRRLLTQFMAESLLLSLAAAALGMLIAWLLLPLLSELLDRRLDGVFTPMSLAGGLLSGVVVGALAGLYPGWLARGIDMGAALAHRSGETAGGAWLRRVLTALQFATAMATGSMALAILWQTQFAGRAPPGFDPAPLLVVEMSKGLGDAQARAFRDAVARLPEVAGVADSHFVPGRDDHTGTRGSVSLRRTDGSTAGMAAQFVSPEFFDVYGLSAIAGRLLDPRIDNNAGAGKNAERNIVINRAAVTALGWKSMQQALGQRLPDSNWRIVGVAPDIRWYTLREPVGPTLYLPAESSRLLTVRMRAAPSARGAAEALERAIVATALRYFPTSPPIIRHAGSYHAEAYADDLRVASMLACATAVVFALAAFGIYVLAANSVQRRAREIVLRKLHGAGRAAIGALVGREFLLLTGVAALVGLPPAALAIQHYLAPFVERTPLGAWAPAAALAVALLIVALATARHTLAAMRIAPALALRD, via the coding sequence ATGAGACTAAGGGACTTTCGCATCGGCTGGCGCCTGCTGGTGCGCCAGCCGTTCCAATCGGCCGTCGAGCTGCTGGGGCTGGCGACCGGCTTCGCGGTCTGCTTCCTGCTGCTCGGGTTTATGGCTTACTCGTTCAGCTACGACCGCGACGTGCCGCAGCGCGAGCGCGTCTACGTGATCAAACACCGGCTCAACTTCATTCCGCAGCCGCAGTGGATGGAATACACGCCGTTCGCGATACGCGAAGTGGCACTGCGCAGCGGCTTGCCGCTGGAAGCCAGCGTGTGGTGGCCGCACAAGACAACGGCGTCGCTGAAAGGCCGCGCGCGCGAACTAGAGGTCATGGCGGTCGATCCGGCCTTTGAACGCATTGCCGGCCTGCGGGCGCGGGAAGGCAGCCTGCAACAGGCGCTGACCTTGCCGGACGGCCTGGCGGTGACGCGGCGGACCGCGCTGGCGTTGTTCGGCACCACCGATGCCCTTGGAAAGACCGTGGACATCGATGGTCAAACCTTGCAGGTGCGCGCCGTGCTGGACGACAGGCCGGGCAACAGCACCTTGCAGTTCGGCGCGATGGTCGGCATCGGCAGCGCGCTGTGGCCGGACGCGGAGCGCCAGCGGGCGCTGTCCAACTGGATGGGGATCGAGGGCCGCATCTACATCAAGACCGGCGCCGGCGTCAGCGCGGCGGCGCTGCAAAAGGTCCTGCAGGATGTCGTCGACCGCGCGCCGTGGCAGAGCATGGCCACGCCGGAAATGACGACCATGCTGAACGGCCGCAAAATGGTCGATATCGGTCTCGGGCCGCTGGCAGACGCCTATTTCGACCGCAGCGTCGCCAACACCATGGGCAGCGGCCCGCGCGGCGACATGCGCCTGGTGCTGGCCATGGGCGCGGCAGGACTGCTGATCCTTGGCTTGTCCGTGGTCAACTACGTCAACCTGGCGACGGTGCGCACGCTGCGCCGCCAGCGCGAGATCGCCGTGCGGCGCGTGCTGGGCGCCAGCACGCGCCGGCTGCTGACGCAGTTCATGGCCGAATCGCTGCTGCTGTCACTGGCCGCCGCCGCGCTGGGCATGCTGATCGCATGGCTGCTGCTGCCCCTATTGTCCGAACTGCTGGACCGCCGATTGGACGGCGTCTTCACGCCGATGTCGCTGGCGGGCGGCCTGCTGTCCGGTGTGGTAGTGGGCGCGCTGGCGGGTCTGTATCCCGGCTGGCTGGCGCGGGGCATCGACATGGGCGCTGCGCTGGCCCACCGCAGCGGCGAGACGGCCGGCGGCGCATGGCTGCGGCGCGTGCTGACGGCCTTGCAGTTCGCCACGGCGATGGCGACCGGCAGCATGGCGCTGGCGATCCTGTGGCAGACCCAGTTCGCCGGCCGGGCGCCGCCGGGCTTCGATCCGGCGCCGTTGCTGGTGGTGGAAATGAGCAAAGGGCTGGGCGATGCGCAAGCGCGGGCGTTCCGCGACGCCGTCGCGCGCTTGCCGGAGGTCGCCGGCGTGGCGGACAGCCACTTTGTGCCCGGCCGCGACGACCACACCGGCACCCGCGGTAGCGTTTCGCTGCGGCGTACCGACGGCAGTACCGCCGGCATGGCGGCGCAATTCGTCAGCCCGGAGTTCTTCGATGTCTACGGCCTGTCCGCCATCGCCGGGCGGCTGCTCGACCCGCGCATCGACAACAACGCCGGCGCCGGCAAGAATGCGGAACGCAATATCGTCATCAACCGGGCGGCGGTAACGGCGCTGGGCTGGAAGTCGATGCAACAGGCGCTGGGCCAGCGCCTGCCCGACTCGAACTGGCGCATCGTCGGCGTGGCGCCGGACATCCGCTGGTACACCTTGCGCGAACCGGTCGGCCCAACGCTGTACCTGCCGGCCGAGAGCAGCCGCCTGCTGACGGTGCGGATGCGCGCCGCGCCATCGGCACGCGGCGCGGCCGAGGCGCTGGAGCGGGCAATCGTCGCGACCGCGCTGCGCTACTTCCCGACATCCCCGCCGATCATACGGCACGCCGGCAGCTACCACGCCGAGGCCTATGCCGACGACCTGCGCGTGGCCAGCATGCTGGCCTGCGCCACCGCCGTGGTGTTCGCGCTGGCGGCGTTCGGCATCTACGTGCTGGCGGCGAACAGCGTGCAGCGGCGCGCGCGCGAGATCGTGCTGCGCAAGCTGCATGGCGCCGGCCGCGCGGCCATCGGCGCGCTGGTGGGGCGTGAATTCCTGCTGCTGACGGGCGTCGCCGCGCTGGTCGGGCTGCCGCCGGCCGCGCTGGCGATCCAGCACTATCTGGCGCCATTTGTCGAGCGCACGCCGCTGGGCGCCTGGGCGCCGGCGGCGGCATTGGCCGTCGCGCTGCTGATCGTGGCGCTGGCCACCGCGCGCCACACGCTGGCGGCAATGCGCATCGCGCCGGCCCTGGCGCTGCGCGACTAA
- a CDS encoding efflux RND transporter periplasmic adaptor subunit — MQIKKNIDQPNPGLPASGAAMDTVVPRRRGKTIAIAVVSVLAVAAAGYALWSWMPRGLQIEGADLRIGQAARGVFVDEIVVRANAEPLNSVILDSVESGRVEEVLASDGALVKKGQLLFRISNPQRNLELLARQSEHAVSIFNLSNLRVAQESSASDHRRRLDELQFEVDQARKQHQRNTRLAAQGFISSVALEESADKLDQQQRQLANEQRASSTEDKVRSAAAQQLESAIDGLNSGLKLVSGTVDALAVRAPVEGRLTNFRLQVGESIATGKNIGRIDDPVRFKLSASVDEYYLNRMAVGRKGSVKQDEKSYAADISTIYPQIKEGRFTVEMVFRDGQPPVLNPGQSLDARITLGEPAPALLLPNGAFINDSGGAWVYVVDAGGRGAQRRAVRIGRRNNSQIEVLEGLAAGDKVILSSYAAYGNSPRLQITQ; from the coding sequence ATGCAGATCAAAAAAAATATCGACCAGCCCAATCCGGGCCTGCCGGCCAGCGGCGCCGCGATGGACACCGTGGTGCCGCGCCGGCGCGGGAAAACCATCGCCATCGCGGTCGTCTCGGTGCTGGCGGTGGCTGCCGCCGGCTACGCGCTGTGGTCGTGGATGCCGCGCGGCCTGCAGATCGAAGGTGCCGACCTGCGCATCGGCCAGGCCGCGCGCGGCGTCTTCGTCGATGAAATCGTCGTGCGCGCCAACGCCGAGCCGCTTAATTCCGTGATCCTCGATTCGGTGGAATCGGGCCGCGTCGAGGAGGTACTGGCAAGCGACGGCGCGCTGGTCAAAAAAGGCCAGCTGCTGTTCCGCATCTCCAACCCGCAGCGCAACCTGGAACTGCTGGCGCGGCAATCGGAACACGCGGTCAGCATCTTCAACCTGTCCAACCTGCGCGTGGCGCAGGAGTCCAGCGCCAGCGACCACCGGCGTCGGCTCGACGAGCTGCAATTCGAGGTGGACCAGGCGCGCAAACAGCACCAGCGCAACACGCGGCTGGCCGCGCAGGGCTTCATCTCCAGCGTCGCGCTCGAGGAGTCGGCCGACAAGCTGGATCAGCAACAACGCCAGCTGGCCAACGAGCAGCGGGCGTCGAGCACCGAGGACAAGGTTCGCAGCGCCGCCGCGCAGCAACTCGAAAGCGCGATCGACGGCTTGAACTCCGGCCTGAAACTGGTCTCCGGCACGGTCGACGCCTTGGCGGTGCGCGCGCCGGTCGAAGGCCGGCTCACCAATTTCCGGCTGCAGGTGGGCGAATCGATCGCCACCGGCAAAAACATCGGCCGCATCGACGATCCGGTGCGCTTCAAGCTCTCGGCCAGCGTCGACGAGTACTACCTCAATCGCATGGCGGTCGGCCGCAAGGGCAGCGTCAAACAGGACGAGAAGAGTTACGCCGCCGACATCAGCACCATCTACCCGCAGATCAAGGAAGGCCGCTTCACCGTCGAAATGGTGTTCAGGGACGGCCAGCCGCCGGTGCTCAACCCCGGCCAAAGCCTGGACGCCCGCATCACGCTGGGCGAGCCGGCGCCGGCGCTGCTGCTGCCCAACGGCGCCTTCATCAACGACAGCGGCGGCGCCTGGGTCTACGTGGTGGACGCCGGCGGCCGTGGCGCGCAGCGGCGCGCGGTGCGCATCGGGCGCCGCAACAACAGCCAGATCGAGGTGCTCGAAGGCCTGGCGGCCGGCGACAAGGTGATCTTGTCCAGTTACGCCGCCTACGGAAATTCACCCAGGTTGCAGATTACGCAGTAA
- a CDS encoding ABC transporter permease gives MNLRDFRIGWRLLLQQPAYSIVVTGGLAIGFAACFLLFGFVAFCLNYDSSVPDNERLVTVKQRINVFPRPEWQTIGYLPLRDIALASGLVEQATIVGRIDKPLRADGRLHAMDLSVVDPAFGSLFGISASAGDLRAALMQPDGLALTKTAARKLFGDAPALGRSVNVGDNVLQVRALLPDAPANSSQRYEALIGSASSAWPERATAFTNWSRGTVYIKLKPGASMAALATLLQDATEKSPMNQRVKAGPMGAALNGRNVSDIKLLPLREAYFDEELLNSRAAQRHGEKSTVFGMAGGGLLILLLAATNYVNLATVRTLHRQREIGLRKLLGASAARLVQQFLSEAVLTALIATVAGLMLAWLLLPVFSDMVNRTLDGMFTPLRCAIALAFGVFIGVCAGAYPAWIALHALPGASLAGRGNSETAAGLWVRRVLTVLQFASAMTLGATALAVGWQTWFASHASPGFDTANLLMLSLPDGAEGKPAAIAFIEQLRRVQGVEAVAAISEAVGRDGLKLVNTVVAKDGREIPMEAKYVSPNWFEVHRIRPLHGQLFNPAHDPNDTKNLGGVVLNQAGALALGYASPQDAVGQATPSGLRINGIAPDIRFQGLRQPAKAIIYGIRAAGVLSVRTDGRLADAYGAIEPVWRRHFPNDILEISSQEAVLAEPYTDDARLVRILVTTSVVAIALAAFGIYVLSAYSVQRSRREIVMRKLHGARRLDIALMMGREFLSLIGAGALIGLPLAALAIERYLASYTDRAPIGMWTLAAALAMAALVALLATTRHTVTALRMSPAMALRD, from the coding sequence ATGAACCTGCGCGATTTTCGCATCGGCTGGCGCCTGCTGCTGCAACAGCCGGCCTACTCCATCGTCGTCACCGGCGGGCTGGCGATCGGCTTCGCGGCCTGCTTCCTGCTGTTCGGTTTTGTCGCCTTTTGCCTGAACTACGACAGCAGCGTGCCGGACAACGAGCGCCTCGTGACCGTCAAGCAGCGCATCAATGTCTTTCCGCGTCCGGAATGGCAAACCATCGGCTATCTGCCGCTGCGCGACATCGCCCTCGCCAGCGGCCTGGTGGAGCAGGCCACCATCGTCGGGCGAATCGACAAGCCGCTGCGCGCCGACGGCAGGCTGCATGCGATGGACCTGAGCGTGGTCGATCCGGCCTTCGGCTCGTTGTTCGGCATCTCCGCGTCGGCCGGCGACTTGCGGGCGGCGCTGATGCAGCCGGATGGTCTGGCGCTGACCAAGACGGCGGCCCGCAAGCTGTTCGGCGATGCGCCGGCGCTGGGACGCAGCGTCAATGTCGGCGACAACGTGCTGCAAGTGCGCGCGTTGCTGCCCGATGCGCCGGCCAACTCCAGCCAACGTTACGAGGCGCTGATCGGCAGCGCCAGCAGCGCCTGGCCGGAGCGCGCGACCGCCTTCACCAACTGGTCGCGCGGCACGGTCTACATAAAACTCAAACCCGGCGCGTCGATGGCGGCGCTGGCCACGCTGCTGCAGGACGCCACCGAGAAATCGCCGATGAACCAGCGCGTCAAGGCGGGCCCGATGGGCGCCGCGCTCAATGGCCGCAACGTCTCGGACATCAAGCTGCTGCCGCTGCGCGAAGCCTACTTCGACGAAGAGCTGCTCAACAGCCGCGCGGCGCAGCGGCACGGCGAGAAAAGCACCGTGTTCGGCATGGCCGGCGGCGGCTTGCTGATCCTGCTGCTGGCGGCGACCAACTACGTGAACCTGGCCACTGTGCGCACCTTGCACCGCCAACGCGAGATCGGCCTGCGCAAACTGCTCGGCGCCAGCGCGGCGCGGCTGGTTCAACAATTCCTCAGCGAGGCGGTGCTGACCGCGTTGATCGCGACCGTCGCGGGGCTCATGCTCGCGTGGCTGCTGCTGCCGGTGTTCTCCGACATGGTCAACCGCACGCTGGACGGCATGTTCACGCCGCTGCGCTGCGCGATCGCGCTGGCGTTCGGCGTTTTCATCGGCGTTTGCGCCGGCGCCTATCCCGCGTGGATCGCCCTGCATGCGCTGCCCGGGGCGTCGCTGGCGGGACGCGGCAATAGCGAGACGGCGGCCGGGCTGTGGGTGCGCCGCGTGCTCACCGTGCTGCAATTCGCCAGCGCGATGACGCTCGGCGCCACGGCGCTGGCGGTGGGCTGGCAAACCTGGTTCGCCAGCCACGCGTCGCCGGGCTTCGACACGGCCAACTTGCTCATGCTGTCGCTGCCCGACGGCGCCGAGGGCAAGCCGGCCGCCATCGCCTTTATCGAACAATTGCGGCGTGTGCAGGGGGTGGAGGCGGTGGCTGCGATTTCGGAAGCGGTGGGCCGCGACGGCCTCAAATTGGTCAACACAGTCGTCGCCAAGGACGGGAGGGAGATCCCCATGGAGGCCAAGTACGTCTCGCCGAACTGGTTCGAGGTGCACCGGATACGGCCGCTGCACGGCCAGCTGTTCAACCCCGCCCACGATCCCAACGACACCAAAAACCTCGGCGGCGTGGTCCTGAACCAGGCCGGCGCGCTAGCGCTCGGATATGCCTCGCCACAGGATGCGGTAGGCCAGGCGACACCCAGCGGACTGCGAATCAACGGCATCGCGCCGGACATCCGCTTCCAGGGACTGCGACAACCGGCCAAGGCCATCATCTACGGCATTCGTGCGGCCGGCGTGCTGTCGGTCCGCACCGACGGCCGCCTGGCCGATGCCTATGGCGCCATCGAGCCGGTATGGCGTCGCCACTTCCCCAACGACATCCTGGAGATCTCGTCGCAGGAGGCTGTGTTGGCCGAACCCTATACCGACGATGCGCGCCTGGTGCGCATCCTGGTCACCACCAGCGTGGTGGCGATCGCGCTCGCGGCCTTTGGCATCTACGTGTTGTCGGCCTACAGCGTGCAACGCAGCCGGCGCGAGATCGTCATGCGCAAGCTGCATGGCGCGCGGCGTCTCGATATCGCGCTGATGATGGGCCGCGAGTTCCTGTCGCTGATCGGCGCCGGGGCGTTGATCGGACTTCCGCTGGCGGCGCTGGCAATCGAACGCTATCTCGCCAGCTACACCGACCGCGCGCCGATCGGCATGTGGACACTGGCGGCGGCGCTGGCGATGGCGGCGCTGGTAGCCCTGCTGGCAACTACGCGTCATACGGTAACGGCGCTGCGCATGTCGCCGGCGATGGCGCTGCGCGACTAA
- a CDS encoding sigma-54 dependent transcriptional regulator encodes MSAYVLILDDDPDVATAAQLLLRRRHGQVATLCDPAGLPALLAQGVPDVVLLDLNFTPGCIDGAEGLALLDVLRAQGRPPAVIAMTAYADVPLAVEALKRGAGDFITKPWDNARLVAAVDQALARRAALRGSSAAAPELMGGSAAMRELKALIGSVAPTEANVMVLGENGVGKELVARAIHALSRRAAGTLLAVDMGALPESTFESELFGHRKGSFTDARSDRAGRFQAARGGSLFLDEIGNMPLAAQAKLLTALERREVTPIGADKPEAIDVRIISATNLDEARLFDPSVFRPDLLFRLNTIVIRVPPLRERREDIPLLLAHYLKLYELQYQRPVREVAGMALDSLRRHEWPGNVRALRHACERAVILGQGTEYGLNDFGLGAAPAAINVAANEGAAPAVPGDMTLDALEREAIASTLAQFNGNISHAAKTLGISRAALYRKLGKHGI; translated from the coding sequence ATGTCCGCCTACGTACTGATACTCGACGACGACCCCGATGTCGCCACCGCCGCCCAGCTGCTGCTGCGGCGGCGCCACGGCCAGGTCGCCACGCTTTGCGATCCCGCCGGCTTGCCCGCGCTGCTGGCGCAGGGTGTGCCCGACGTGGTGCTGCTCGACCTGAATTTCACGCCCGGCTGCATCGACGGCGCCGAGGGCCTGGCGCTGCTCGACGTGCTGCGCGCCCAAGGGCGTCCGCCGGCGGTGATCGCGATGACGGCGTATGCCGACGTCCCGCTGGCGGTCGAGGCGCTCAAGCGCGGCGCCGGCGATTTCATCACCAAGCCGTGGGATAACGCGCGGCTGGTGGCGGCGGTCGACCAGGCGCTGGCGCGGCGCGCGGCCCTGCGCGGATCGTCGGCCGCCGCGCCCGAGTTGATGGGCGGGTCGGCCGCGATGCGCGAGCTCAAGGCGCTGATCGGCAGCGTGGCGCCGACCGAGGCCAATGTGATGGTCCTCGGCGAGAACGGCGTCGGCAAGGAGCTGGTGGCGCGCGCCATCCACGCGCTGTCGCGCCGCGCGGCTGGCACGCTGCTGGCGGTGGACATGGGCGCGTTGCCGGAATCGACTTTCGAGAGCGAGTTGTTCGGCCATCGCAAAGGCTCGTTCACGGACGCCAGGTCCGACCGCGCCGGGCGCTTCCAGGCGGCGCGCGGCGGCTCGCTGTTCCTCGACGAAATCGGCAACATGCCGCTGGCCGCGCAAGCCAAGCTGCTGACGGCGCTGGAACGGCGCGAGGTGACGCCGATCGGCGCCGACAAGCCGGAGGCGATCGACGTGCGCATCATCAGCGCCACCAATCTGGACGAGGCGCGCCTGTTCGATCCCTCCGTCTTCCGGCCGGATTTGCTGTTTCGGCTGAATACCATCGTCATCCGCGTGCCGCCGCTGCGCGAGCGGCGCGAGGACATTCCCTTGCTGCTGGCGCATTATCTGAAACTGTATGAGCTGCAGTACCAGCGGCCGGTGCGCGAGGTGGCCGGCATGGCGCTCGACAGCCTGCGGCGGCACGAGTGGCCGGGCAACGTGCGCGCGCTGCGCCACGCGTGCGAGCGCGCCGTCATCCTCGGACAGGGGACGGAATATGGCTTGAACGATTTCGGCCTTGGTGCCGCGCCGGCCGCCATCAACGTCGCAGCCAACGAGGGCGCCGCGCCCGCCGTCCCTGGCGACATGACGCTCGACGCCCTGGAACGCGAAGCCATCGCCAGCACGCTGGCGCAGTTCAACGGCAATATCAGCCACGCCGCCAAAACGCTTGGCATCAGCCGCGCCGCCTTGTACCGCAAGCTGGGCAAGCATGGCATCTGA